From a single Pseudalkalibacillus hwajinpoensis genomic region:
- a CDS encoding heavy metal translocating P-type ATPase has product MKEYRLKGLSCPKCAAGIEQQIHKLEHGETAHIQYNSGKLKLDEKVNLEQVKKILASDHASLIKEDEGHNHEQNHNHTKIKLYLGISTGVFILALLLDGMSNISGVPFYLAAIILSGYQTFIKGLRNLTKLTFNIEALMTIALIGAVSIGEWKEGTLVAILFGLNEYLEGLGMEKARKSMESLLKIAPKEAILIKNGREETVSINELKVNDLVLVKSGAKIPSDGVVETGNSSVNEAAITGEAMPVEKGAGESVFGGSINNEGILRVKITKAYEDSSLAKILHLVEEAQETKTPTELFINRFSRYYTPIIMLISALVMLVPPLFLGGIWGESFYQGLAVLIVGCPCALILSSPIANISGITRNARNGILVKGSVYLEQLGKIDTLAFDKTGTLTKGAPYVEKYEIYDREHFLTVSAAVEKHSSHPLAKAIMSKVNDLPYREKEASNIETVSGQGIIAEVNGGKYWVGNEKSVRHVSIPTDIQSSIEEMKRDGLTLVIVANETSILGMFGIADEIREESESVIKALHTAGIKNTVMLTGDHEKTAEKVAHRVGVSSYFGGLLPEDKVQKVKQLTREGKVAMIGDGINDAPALASADLGIAMGKGTDSAIETADIVLMQDHFGKLPEAVSIAKRVNRTIRINIALALGLKLIALLLTIPGLLTLWIAILSDMGATILVTLISLTILWERKKKESSSYQTETEPQHS; this is encoded by the coding sequence ATGAAAGAGTACCGACTTAAAGGGTTATCATGCCCCAAATGCGCAGCTGGCATCGAACAACAGATTCATAAACTTGAACATGGTGAAACAGCTCACATTCAGTATAACTCGGGGAAATTGAAACTCGATGAGAAAGTCAACCTCGAACAAGTTAAGAAGATTCTAGCTTCAGATCATGCTTCTCTTATTAAAGAAGATGAAGGGCATAATCATGAACAGAATCATAATCATACAAAAATAAAGTTGTATCTTGGTATTTCTACTGGTGTCTTCATCCTTGCTCTTCTTTTGGACGGGATGAGTAATATTTCAGGTGTACCGTTTTATCTAGCAGCTATTATTTTGAGCGGTTACCAAACATTTATTAAAGGACTAAGAAATTTAACAAAGCTTACATTTAATATTGAAGCATTGATGACCATCGCCTTAATTGGAGCTGTATCTATTGGAGAGTGGAAGGAAGGAACTCTTGTCGCGATCCTATTTGGTCTTAATGAATACCTTGAAGGGCTTGGGATGGAGAAGGCGAGAAAGTCTATGGAATCGCTTCTTAAGATCGCTCCGAAAGAAGCCATTTTAATCAAAAATGGAAGAGAAGAAACAGTCTCCATTAATGAGCTAAAGGTAAACGATCTTGTTCTTGTTAAATCAGGTGCAAAGATTCCATCAGATGGAGTAGTTGAAACTGGAAATAGCTCTGTAAATGAAGCGGCTATAACCGGAGAAGCCATGCCTGTAGAAAAAGGTGCTGGGGAATCGGTTTTTGGAGGGAGTATTAATAACGAAGGAATTCTTCGTGTTAAGATTACGAAAGCTTATGAAGATTCCTCACTCGCAAAGATCTTGCATTTAGTAGAAGAAGCTCAGGAAACAAAAACGCCTACAGAACTCTTTATTAATCGTTTTTCAAGATATTATACCCCGATCATTATGCTTATTTCAGCCCTCGTTATGCTTGTTCCACCTTTATTCTTAGGTGGGATATGGGGAGAGTCGTTTTATCAAGGACTGGCTGTTCTAATTGTAGGTTGTCCATGTGCGCTAATTCTATCGTCACCAATCGCGAATATCTCAGGTATTACCCGTAATGCCCGTAACGGTATTCTCGTAAAAGGATCGGTCTATCTTGAGCAGCTGGGCAAAATTGATACGCTCGCTTTTGATAAGACCGGTACGCTTACTAAAGGTGCACCATACGTTGAGAAGTACGAAATATATGATCGGGAACATTTCCTGACAGTGTCTGCAGCTGTTGAAAAGCATTCTTCTCATCCGCTGGCAAAAGCGATTATGTCGAAAGTAAATGACCTTCCCTATCGTGAAAAAGAGGCAAGCAATATCGAAACCGTCTCGGGTCAGGGCATTATTGCTGAGGTTAATGGGGGAAAGTATTGGGTAGGAAATGAAAAAAGTGTTAGGCATGTTTCAATCCCTACCGATATACAATCATCTATAGAAGAAATGAAACGTGATGGATTAACGCTTGTAATCGTAGCAAATGAGACGAGTATCCTAGGTATGTTTGGCATCGCAGACGAAATTAGAGAAGAAAGTGAATCGGTCATTAAGGCCCTTCATACTGCAGGGATTAAGAACACCGTTATGCTGACAGGGGATCATGAGAAGACAGCAGAGAAAGTCGCTCACCGTGTTGGCGTAAGTTCGTATTTCGGTGGTCTTCTACCGGAAGATAAGGTTCAAAAAGTGAAACAGCTTACGCGTGAAGGAAAAGTAGCGATGATCGGTGATGGCATTAATGATGCCCCAGCCCTCGCTTCAGCTGACCTAGGAATCGCAATGGGTAAAGGAACAGATAGTGCGATTGAAACAGCAGATATCGTATTGATGCAGGATCACTTTGGTAAATTGCCAGAAGCTGTATCTATTGCCAAACGAGTTAATCGCACGATTCGGATTAATATTGCGCTTGCCCTTGGTTTAAAGCTGATCGCACTTCTGCTTACAATTCCAGGACTATTAACGTTATGGATTGCCATCCTGTCTGATATGGGGGCAACAATCCTAGTTACCCTTATCAGCTTAACGATCCTCTGGGAACGAAAGAAAAAAGAAAGTTCCAGCTATCAAACTGAAACGGAACCTCAGCATTCGTAA